The following proteins come from a genomic window of Nycticebus coucang isolate mNycCou1 chromosome 11, mNycCou1.pri, whole genome shotgun sequence:
- the LOC128560093 gene encoding 60S ribosomal protein L9-like — MWTSLSRDTVKGPRGTLRRDFNHINVESSLLGKKKKRLRVDKWWGNRKELATVRSICSQVQNMIKVVTLGFCYKMRSLYAHFPVNAVQESESLIEIRNFLGEKYICRVRVTAGIACSISQAPKYELILERNDIELVSISAALIQ, encoded by the coding sequence ATGTGGACATCACTCTCAAGGGACACAGTGAAGGGTCCCAGAGGAACCCTGCGGAGGGACTTCAACCACATCAATGTGGAATCCAGTCtccttggaaagaaaaagaagaggctcCGGGTTGACAAATGGTGGGGAAACAGAAAGGAACTGGCTACTGTTCGCTCTATTTGTAGTCAAGTACAGAACATGATCAAGGTCGTTACCCTGGGCTTCTGTTACAAGATGAGGTCTCTGTACGCTCACTTCCCCGTCAATGCTGTCCAGGAGAGTGAATCTCTCATTGAAATAAGAAATTTCTTGGGTGAAAAATACATTTGCAGGGTTCGGGTGACGGCAGGTATTGCTTGTTCAATATCTCAAGCCCCAAAATATGAGTTGATCCTTGAAAGAAATGACATTGAGCTTGTTTCAATTTCAGCTGCTTTGATTCAGTAA